The following coding sequences are from one Neurospora crassa OR74A linkage group I, whole genome shotgun sequence window:
- a CDS encoding phosphatidylinositol:UDP-GlcNAc transferase PIG-C, with product MAPPSGLHQTALSSDFETPFPPLVRSSTAPVAFKSHRADPSHLAPEDAYSPVSPPRRTSLYNVDGSGSGSGTNAPNGSANELRPRLIRRKEGSRSRSRRRQRRFQKLLWVKQSYPDNYTDQATFLEKLQRNPRVKPYDFWPLVADSTVIVQQVCSVIIFVVCFVGIFQERVSPVSVVGFGSFATFIGWLLWDWWVGEESLGAQRAMDGTTTHSHRGRDPRPVRHQDSCGGPTRNASIVSLPGAGAGAGTGTGAATSTPASALPSAAPSPRLDQHLHIPRFSVGPADSRSASIEPSTAAASPAGSRAQSVADFHEAHYGHHRQRSSISSPIRGGGVLPGNSRLQLRLSTIKSAVLIYFTLLGLSPILKSLTRSTSSDSIWAMSFWLLAINIFFFDYSINNNPFTQATITNPHSNQTGGIVTGGSTPAPAGAALRAGVGAGTGAATPLIPTLTSTSPPTSGTSTPATNAGTGTGGTSSRQPVPGTSSSSTPTAVPTTATGGTTTPIPAQHKFPIASLSTNAALMASTVLASRLPSTGQVFSLTLFSIEVFGLFPVFRRYARHRSFRYHVILTVLLLLGAGAGVGIIIGAPCPPPGSTTSSSVTMAAAAAAGAAGRELLVISPTEEVIDGGIMALGWTRGVCECWQTWLKHSLLGMIVSCLIAAVAMGGCSWWLIGLQKYKNEIYGPWDPARPIIISRRYYDDE from the coding sequence ATGGCCCCTCCCTCGGGCCTCCACCAAACCGCCCTATCCTCCGACTTCGAGACCCCGTTCCCGCCCCTCGTCCGATCGTCTACCGCGCCCGTCGCTTTCAAGTCGCATCGCGCCGATCCCTCCCATCTGGCCCCCGAAGATGCCTACTCCCCCGTGTCCCCGCCGCGCCGAACCAGTCTCTACAATGTAGACGGCagtggcagcggcagcggcaccaACGCGCCCAATGGCTCCGCGAACGAGCTACGTCCGAGGCTTATCAGGCGCAAAGAgggcagcaggagcaggagcaggaggaggcagAGACGCTTCCAGAAGCTGCTTTGGGTGAAGCAGTCATATCCCGACAACTACACCGACCAGGCCACCTTTCTCGAGAAGCTCCAGCGCAACCCGCGCGTCAAGCCGTACGACTTTTGGCCTCTCGTTGCCGACTCGACCGTCATTGTCCAACAAGTATGCtccgtcatcatcttcgttgTCTGCTTCGTCGGCATCTTCCAAGAGCGTGTCAGCCCCGTGTCTGTGGTAGGCTTCGGCAGCTTTGCGACCTTCATCGGCTGGCTACTATGGGATTGGTGGGTTGGGGAGGAGAGTCTGGGAGCGCAACGCGCAATGGATGGGACTACTACACATTCACATAGAGGGCGAGACCCTCGTCCCGTACGGCATCAGGACTCTTGTGGTGGTCCAACTCGGAACGCGAGCATCGTAAGTCTTCCGGGAGccggagcgggagcggggacggggacgggaGCAGCGACGTCGACACCAGCGTCTGCCCTGCCTTCAGCTGCGCCGTCCCCGCGTCTTGATCAACATCTACACATCCCCCGCTTCAGCGTCGGTCCAGCCGACTCGCGCTCCGCAAGCATCGAGCCATCTACTGCCGCGGCCTCCCCTGCCGGCTCGCGGGCCCAATCGGTCGCCGACTTCCACGAAGCCCACTACGGCCACCACCGACAACGGTCCTCGATTTCCTCCCCCAtccgcggcggcggtgttCTTCCTGGAAATAGCCGCCTCCAGCTCCGTCTATCCACCATCAAATCCGCCGTCCTCATCTACTTCACCCTCTTGGGCCTCTCTCCCATCCTGAAGTCGTTGACAcgctcaacctcctccgaCTCCATCTGGGCCATGTCCTTCTGGCTGCTTGCCATCAACATCTTCTTTTTCGACTactccatcaacaacaaccccttcACACAagcaaccatcaccaaccctcATTCCAACCAAACCGGCGGTATCGTAACCGGAGGCTCGACCCCAGCGCCAGCCGGAGCCGCATTGAGAGCCGGAGTCGGAGCCGGAACCGGAGCCGCAACGCCCCTTATCCCAACTTTGACCTCGACCTCCCCTCCCACAAGCGGCACTTCCACGCCTGCCACCAacgccggcaccggcaccggtgGCACCAGCTCGAGGCAGCCCGTCCCcggtacttcttcttcttccacccccACCGCCGTCCCCACCACCGCAACAGGCGGCACAACCACCCCCATTCCAGCGCAGCACAAGTTCCCCATCGCCTCTCTCTCCACCAACGCCGCCCTGATGGCCTCGACCGTGCTCGCCTCTCGCCTACCGTCCACCGGCCAAGTCTTCTCCCTAACCTTGTTCTCCATCGAAGTCTTTGGTCTCTTCCCCGTCTTCCGTCGGTACGCTCGCCACCGTTCGTTTCGGTACCATGTCATCTTGACTGTCCTTCTCTTGCTGGGAGCAGGAGCCGGAGTGGGCATTATTATCGGGGCGCCTTGTCCCCCTCCCGGATCtactacttcttcttccgttacgatggccgccgccgccgccgctggtGCAGCAGGAAGAGAGTTGTTGGTGATATCACCAACAGAAGAAGTAATAGACGGAGGAATCATGGCTTTGGGATGGACAAGAGGGGTGTGTGAGTGCTGGCAAACGTGGCTCAAACATTCGCTCCTCGGCATGATTGTTTCTTGCCTGATTGCCGCGGTGGCCATGGGCGGGTGCAGCTGGTGGCTGATTGGGTTGCAAAAGTACAAAAACGAGATTTACGGGCCGTGGGACCCGGCGAGGccgattattattagtagacGGTATTACGATGATGAATGA
- a CDS encoding transaldolase — MSNSLEQLKATGTVVVCDSGDFATMAKYKPQDATTNPSLILAASKKPEYGALLDAAIADAKKGPGSPEEKVDAALDYLLVQFGKKILEIVPGKVSTEVDAALSFDTKASVDKALHIIKLYEAEGISKDRILIKIASTWEGIKAAEILQRDHGINCNLTLMFSLTQAIAAAEAGAFLISPFVGRILDWFKAHTGKNYSKEEDPGVASVKTIFNYYKKFGYKTIVMGASFRNIGEITELAGCDYLTISPNLLEELLNSDAPVPQKLNAADAASLSIEKKTYINSEPTFRFDFNEDQMAVEKLREGISKFAADAVTLKEIIKQKLAE; from the exons ATGTCTAACTCTCTCGAGCAGCTCAAGGCCACTGGCACT GTTGTCGTCTGTGACTCAG GCGACTTCGCTACCATGGCCAAGTACAAGCCCCAGgatgccaccaccaacccctcCCTGATTCTCGCCGCTTCCAAGAAGCCCGAGTACGGCGCTCTCCTCGACGCCGCCATCGCCGATGCCAAGAAGGGCCCCGGCTCCCCCGAGGAGAAGGTCGATGCCGCTCTCGACTACCTCCTTGTTCAGTTCGGCAAGAAGATTCTCGAGATCGTCCCCGGCAAGGTCTCCACTGAGGTCGATGCCGCTCTCTCCTTCGACACCAAGGCTTCCGTCGACAAGGCTCTCCACATCATCAAG CTCTACGAGGCCGAGGGTATCTCCAAGGACCGCATCCTGATCAAGATCGCCTCCACCTGGGAGGGTATCAAGGCTGCCGAGATCCTCCAGCGCGACCACGGCATCAACTGCAACCTCACCCTCATGTTCTCCCTTACCCAGGCCATCGCCGCCGCTGAGGCCGGTGCCTTCCTCATCTCCCCCTTCGTCGGCCGTATCCTTGACTGGTTCAAGGCTCACACCGGCAAGAACTActccaaggaggaggaccccGGTGTGGCTTCCGTCAAGACCATCTTCAACTACTACAAGAAGTTCGGCTACAAGACCATTGTCATGGGTGCCTCTTTCCGTAACATTGGCGAGATCACTGAGCTCGCTGGCTGCGACTACCTGACCATCTCC CCCAACCTCCTCGAGGAGCTCCTCAACTCCGATGCTCCCGTCCCCCAGAAGCTCAACGCTGCCGACGCCGCCAGCCTCTCGATCGAGAAGAAGACCTACATCAACAGCGAGCCTACTTTCCGCTTCGACTTCAACGAGGACCAGATGGCGGTCGAGAAGCTCCGCGAGGGTATCTCCAAGTTCGCTGCTGATGCCGTCACCCTCAAGGAGATCATCAAGCAGAAGCTTGCTGAGTAA
- a CDS encoding transcription factor has protein sequence MSSFFAQVKSVLSGDTLILANPKNPALERQFSLAYVTAPRLSKDGDEPYAFQSREFLRELTLGKPIKCTVLYTIPNSGREYGVAQLQDGTELPEAAVKAGWLKVREDAGRKDDSEETLDKIDKLRELETQAKDEQKGLHAGKDGFIAVQNDLGGPDFLNQWKGKTVDAVIEKVISGDRLLTRLLLSDKKHYQVMTLIAGIRTPSTARTNPSTGQTQPAEEYGEEAKRFVETRLLQRKLKVKIVGASPQGQLVATILHPNGNIAEFLLQDGLARCNDFHSVFLGPDMAALRAAEKKAQSAQLRLHKGHVAKATAGGKDLDVTVTKIVGADTILVRNKAGDEKRLSLSSIRGPRAGEPSEAPWREEAKEFLRKKIIGKHIRVSIDGSKAATDDFEARDVATVTRDGKNIGLMLVQEGYATVIRHRKDDTDRASNYDELLAAQETAKEEKKGIWSGKSPKIKQYTDMSESAQKAKLQLSTLSRQKKVPGIVDYCKSGSRFTVLIPREGVKITLVLAGIRAPRAGRTPKEEGEPFGNEALELANRRCNQRDCEIDVHDIDKVGGFIGDLYIGRESFAKLLVEEGLASVHQYSAEKSGNAAELNAAEKRAKEARKGLWKDWDPSQDAAEEEEAAQAAPEVELTIREKRNDYRDIVITNVDANGKLKIQEVGQGTAALTTLMNEFKKYHSNPANKKSLPDAPKTGELVAAQFSADGEWYRARVRSNDRSAKVAEVVYIDYGNSEKQPWSKLRPLDAQFGVQKLKAQAIDASLSFVQLPSATHYLDEAINIIYELTEGRQLVGSFDYIDNKEGLSYITIYDPKDAKDPDSSLNREILSTGYAMVPMKLKAWERSPVFEKTLKSYRKAQEQAKDTRLGMWEYGDITED, from the exons ATGTCTAGTTTCTTCGCTCAAGTAAAATCGGTGCTGAGCGGCGACACTTTGATCCTCGCCAACCCCAAGAACCCAGCACTCGAGCGCCAATTCTCTCTCGCTTATGTCACTGCTCCCCGTCTGAGCAAAGATGGCGACGAGCCATACGCTTTCCAGTCTCGCGAGTTCCTCAGGGAACTGACCCTCGGCAAGCCCATCAAGTGCACTGTACTCT ACACCATCCCCAACTCCGGTAGGGAATATGGCGTTGCGCAACTCCAGGATGGAACCGAGCTCCCAGAGGCTGCCGTCAAGGCTGGCTGGCTCAAGGTTAGGGAGGATGCCGGCAGGAAAGACGACTCCGAGGAGACTCTCGACAAAATCGACAAGCTTAGGGAACTCGAGACCCAGGCAAAGGACGAACAAAAGGGCCTTCACGCTGGCAAGGATGGCTTCATTGCGGTCCAGAACGACCTTGGTGGCCCCGATTTCCTCAACCAGTGGAAGGGCAAGACCGTGGACGCTGTCATTGAGAAGGTCATTAGCGGAGACCGTCTCCTTACCCGTCTTCTCCTTAGCGACAAGAAGCACTACCAGGTCATGACTCTCATTGCCGGTATCAGGACGCCATCGACCGCCAGGACCAACCCCTCCACGGGCCAGACGCAGCCTGCCGAGGAATATggcgaggaggccaagagaTTTGTCGAGACCCGCCTCCTTCAGCGCAAGTTGAAGGTCAAGATCGTCGGTGCCAGCCCTCAGGGCCAGCTCGTTGCTACCATCCTTCACCCCAACGGCAACATTGCCGAGTTCCTCTTGCAGGACGGCCTTGCCCGCTGCAACGACTTCCACTCTGTCTTCCTTGGACCTGATATGGCTGCTCTCCGCgctgccgagaagaaggcccaGTCCGCTCAACTGCGCTTGCACAAGGGTCACGTTGCAAAGGCTACTGCTGGTGGTAAGGACCTCGACGTGACTGTCACCAAGATTGTCGGTGCCGATACCATCCTTGTCCGGAACAAGGCCGGCGACGAAAAGAGGCTCAGCTTGAGCAGCATTCGTGGTCCCAGAGCTGGTGAGCCTTCCGAGGCTCCTTGGAGAGAGGAAGCCAAGGAGTTCCTGCGCAAAAAGATCATTGGCAAGCACATTCGTGTCTCGATTGACGGTTCCAAGGCTGCCACCGATGATTTTGAGGCCCGTGATGTTGCCACTGTCACTCGTGACGGCAAGAACATTGGTCTGATGCTTGTCCAGGAGGGCTACGCTACCGTTATCAGGCACCGCAAGGATGACACTGATCGCGCCTCCAACTATGACGAGCTTCTCGCTGCCCAGGAGACGgccaaggaagagaagaagggtatcTGGTCTGGCAAAAGCCCCAAGATCAAGCAGTACACTGACATGTCCGAGAGTGCACAAAAAGCCAAGCTTCAGCTTTCTACCCTCTCGAGGCAAAAGAAGGTTCCCGGTATTGTGGACTACTGCAAGTCCGGTTCTCGCTTCACTGTCTTGATCCCTCGCGAGGGTGTCAAGATTACCCTGGTTCTCGCCGGTATCCGTGCTCCCCGTGCTGGCCGCACCCctaaggaggagggtgagccCTTCGGAAACGAGGCTCTTGAGTTGGCCAACCGACGCTGCAACCAGAGAGATTGCGAGATTGATGTTCACGACATTGACAAGGTTGGCGGCTTCATTGGTGACCTTTACATCGGCCGCGAGAGCTTTGCCAAGCTCCTTGTTGAGGAGGGTCTCGCTTCCGTTCATCAATACTCTGCCGAGAAGTCTGGTAATGCTGCCGAGCTCAACGCCGCTGAGAAGCGTGCCAAGGAGGCTCGTAAGGGTCTGTGGAAGGACTGGGATCCTTCTCAGGACGCcgctgaggaggaagaggctgcTCAGGCTGCCCCCGAGGTTGAGCTCACCATCCGGGAGAAGCGCAACGACTACCGTGACATTGTCATCACCAACGTCGATGCCAATGGCAAGCTTAAGATCCAGGAGGTCGGCCAGGGCACTGCTGCCTTGACTACCCTCATGAACGAGTTCAAGAAGTACCACAGCAACCCTGCCAACAAGAAGTCTCTCCCTGACGCGCCCAAGACTGGTGAGCTTGTCGCTGCTCAGTTCAGCGCCGATGGCGAGTGGTACAGAGCTCGCGTCAGGTCGAACGACCGCTCCGCCAAGGTTGCCGAGGTTGTCTACATCGATTACGGTAACTCCGAGAAGCAGCCCTGGTCGAAGCTCCGTCCCCTTGACGCGCAGTTTGGCGTTCAGAAGCTCAAGGCCCAGGCCATTGATGCTTCCCTGTCCTTCGTCCAGCTTCCCTCCGCCACTCACTATCTTGATGAGGCCATCAACATTATCTACGAGCTGACTGAAGGCAGACAGCTCGTCGGCAGCTTTGACTACATTGACAACAAGGAGGGTCTCAGCTACATTACCATCTATGACCCCAAGGATGCCAAGGATCCTGATTCATCTCTCAACCGCGAGATTCTCTCGACCGGATACGCCATGGTTCCTATGAAGCTCAAGGCGTGGGAAAGGAGCCCCGTGTTCGAGAAGACGTTGAAGTCGTACAGGAAGGCTCAAGAACAGGCCAAGGACACGCGTCTTGGTATGTGGGAGTATGGCGATATCACTGAGGACTAG
- the sod-1 gene encoding superoxide dismutase — MVKAVAVVRGDSNVKGTVIFEQESESAPTTITYDISGNDPNAKRGFHIHTFGDNTNGCTSAGPHFNPHGTTHGDRTAEVRHVGDLGNIETDAQGNAKGTVTDNLVKLIGPESVIGRTVVVHAGTDDLGKGGNEESLKTGNAGPRPACGVIGISQ; from the exons ATGGTCAAGGCTG TCGCTGTCGTCCGTGGTGACTCTAACGTCAAGGGCACCGTGATCTTCGAGCAGGAGTCCGAGTCCGCTCCCACTACCATCACCTACGACATCTCTGGCAACGACCCCAACGCCAAGCGCGGCTTCCACATCCACACCTTCGGTGACAACACCAACGGCTGCACCTCTGCCGGCCCTCACT TCAACCCCCACGGCACCACCCACGGTGACCGCACCGCTGAGGTCCGCCACGTCGGTGATCTCGGCAACATCGAGACCGATGCCCAGGGCAACGCCAAGGGCACCGTGACTGACAACCTCGTCAAGCTCATCGGCCCCGAGAGCGTCATTGGC CGCACTGTTGTCGTCCACGCCGGCACTGACGACCTTGGCAAGGGTGGCAACGAGGAGTCCCTCAAGACTGGTAACGCCGGTCCCCGCCCTGCCTGCGGCGTCATTGGTATCTCCCAGTAA